DNA from Asanoa sp. WMMD1127:
CGGCGTGCCCGTCGACACGATCGCGTTCGGCACGGCCGAGGGCGTGATCGGGATGGGCGGCGGCCAACAGGCGGTGCCGGTCGACGGCGAGACGTTGGAGGCGGTGGCCGAGCAGGCGGCCGGCCGCTACCACGAGGCGGGCAGCGCCGACGAGCTGCGCGCGGTCTACGACGACATCAACACCACGGTCGGCTTCACCACCCAGACCCAGGACGTCTCCGCCCGGTTCATCGGCATCGCGCTCGTCCTCGCGGCGCTCGCGGCGATCGCCTCGATGGTCTGGTTCGCCCGCCTCCCTTAAGGAGCAACGATGAGCGGCCTCGGCACCACCCCACGCGGCCCCGGGTTCGTATCCCCCCAACTCGAGCCCGGGGTCCCCACGGACCCTCCCGCCTCCGCCGGACCGGCGGGAGGGTCCGGCCGGGGACGCTGGCTGGTCGCGGGCCTGGCCACGATCGGCGTCTCCGTCGCCGGCGGCGCCCTGGCCGGCGGCTGGGCCGGTGACCGCGCCGCGGGCGACCCCGCGCCCGCGGCCGCCGGCCCGCCGCCCGCGACCGCCGCGCCCGCGCCGACCGGCGGCGTGCCGGGCGACCTGGTCGGCGCGGCGGCGACCGCGCTGCCCGGCGTCGTCTCGGTGCGGGCCGGCGCGGCCGGCGGCTCCGGCTTCGTCATCGACGCGCAGGGCCACGTCATCACCAACAACCACGTCGTCGCGGGCGCCACCAACGTGTCGGTGGTCGGCGGCGACGGGCGGCGGCGGCCGGCGGAGGTGGTCGGCCGCGACCCGGGCAGCGACATCGCGGTGCTGCGGGTCGCGTCGGCGGAGGGCTTGCGGCCCTTGGCGTTCGCGGCCGGCTCACCCCGAGTCGGCGAGCCGGTGCTGGCCGTCGGCTCGCCGCTCGGGCTCTCGGGCACGGTCACCGCGGGCATCGTCAGCGCGCTGGACCGCCAGGTGCGGCTCGGCGCGGGGGTGCGGCGCGCGGCGATCCAGACCGACGCGTCGATCAACCCGGGCAACTCGGGTGGCCCGCTGGTCAACGCCCGCGGCGAGGTGGTCGGCGTGAACACGGCGATCGCCACACTGGAGGGTGGCGGCAACATCGGCATCGGCTTCGCAATCCCGGTCGAGCGGGCCCGCTCCGCCGCACAGCAGATCATCAGCAGCGGTGGATAGCGTCGGGTCATGCGGCTGCTCGTGGTGGAAGACGAGGAGGACCTGGCGACGGCGGTGCGGCTCGGCCTGACCCGGGCCGGCTACGCGGTCGACGTCGCCATGGATGCCGGTCAGGCCTATGACCGGCTCTCCTACACGGCGTACGACCTGATGCTGCTCGACGTCAACCTGCCCGACGCCGACGGCTTCGCGATGTGCCGCGCGATCCGCCGCGGCGAGGTGGCCGTCGAGGGCGGAAGCGACCTGCGGGTGCTGATGCTGACCGCGCGCGGCGCCCTGCGCGACCGGGTCCGCGGGCTCGACGAGGGCGCCGACGACTACCTGGTCAAGCCGTTCGCGCTGGCCGAGCTGCTGGCCCGGGTGCGGGCGCTGCTGCGGCGCGACACCGGCGGCCCGCACGCGGTGCTCACCGTCGGGCCGCTGACCCTCGACGCGGCCCGGCACGAGGCCAGTCGCGACGGCTCGCCGCTCGCCCTGACCAACAAGGAGTTCGGCGTCCTGGAATATCTGATGACCCGGCCGGGGCACGTCGTGCCGGCCGAGGAGCTGCTCGAGCACGTCTGGGACGAGAACGCCGACCCGTTCACCGAGACCGTCCGGGTCACCGTCGGCACGCTGCGGCGCAAGCTCGGCGGCGCGGCGATCGAGACGGTGGTCGGGCGCGGCTACCGGCTGCGGGAGGCGCCGTGAGACGGCTGACGCAGTCGATCCGGTTCCGCCTGACGGTGCTCTATTCGGCGCTGCTGTTCGCCCTCGCCGCGACCGCGCTCGGCGTCACCTATCTCGCGGTCGAGCGGGCCACCGACCCCAAGCCGGTCACCCAGCAATATCGCGCGTCCGTCGTCAAGCACGGCGTCACCATCGACACGCTGGAGGTGGCCGAGGTCGACCAGATCGAGTCGGCGGTCAACTTCGGCACCCTGCAGACGCTGCGCACCTATTCGCTGTTCGCGCTCGGCGGCCTGCTGGTCGCCAGCCTCGGCATCGGCTGGGTGCTCTCCGGTCGCGCGTTGCGCCCCGTCGGGGCGATCGCCCGCACCACGCGGGAGATCCAGGCGACCGACCTGTCGCGGCGGATCCGGCTCGGCGGCGCGAAGGACGAGCTGCGCGACCTGGCCGACACCATCGACTCCATGTTGGACAGACTCGACGACGCGTTCCGCAACCAGCGCGAGCTGATCGACGACGCCTCGCACGAGCTGCGCAGCCCGCTCGCGGTGATCCGGGCCAACCTCGACGCCTCGCTGGTCGACGCGCCGGAGGCCACCGCGGACGAGCGGGCCCGGGCGGTGACCGTCATCGACCGGGCCGCGACGCGGATGTCGCGCCTCGTCGAGGACCTGCTCGCCACCGCCCGCCGGGACGCGGGCGGACTGGCGGACACCGACGTCGACCTGGGCGCCGTGGCCCGCGAGGCGGGGGAGGAGTACGCCGCGGTGGCCGCCGCCAGCCAGGTGTTCCTGGCCTACGACGTGCGGCCGGGACTGACCTACATCGGCGACCACGACGCGCTGCGGCGGGCCGTCGGCAACCTGCTGTCCAACGCGGTCCGCCTCTCGCCCGAGGGCGGCACGGTCACCGTCGCGGCCGGCACCGCACCCGGCTGGCGGTGGATCGCCGTCGCCGACCACGGTCCCGGGATCGCGGCCGGCGACCAGGCGCGGGTCTTCGACCGGTTCTGGCGGGCGCCGGGCGCCGACGGCGGGCGGGACCGACGCACCGGCCTGGGCCTCGCCATCGTCCGCCAGATCGTGGAGTCCCACGGCGGCCAGGTTGCCCTGCACTCGACGCCGGGGCGGGGCAGCACGTTCGTGCTGTGGCTGCCCCTGCCCACCGCCGAAGGCCCGCCACCGGCGGAGCCGCCCGTTTAGGGTCTGTCCGGCCGATCAACGCGGCCTGCGACGGGCCCAGCTGCCGCCTGGCGGCGTCCCGGAATCACCCGGATACGACACCGGTATCCGGGCAATTCCGGGCCACCACCAGACGACACCTGGCCTCCGTCTCGGCTCACGTTGATCGGCAGGACAGACCCTAGCTCGAGTCCCGGACCACCAGGGTCGGGTTGAAGATGACCGTGCGCGGTGAGCGGCCCGGCTCGCGCAGGCCGGCCAGCAGCAGGCGGGCCATCTCGCCGGCCATCTCCTCGACCGGCTGGTGGATCGTGGTCAGCTGGGGATGCGCCTCCAGTGCCGCGCTGCTGTCGTCGAAGCCCACCACCGACACGTCGCCGGGCACCTCGCGGCCCAGCTCCTGGAGCGCGCGCACCGCGCCCTCGGCCATCAGGTCGTTGGCGACGAAGAGGCCGTCGAGGTCGGGGTGCGTGTCGAGCAGCGCCCGGGCCGCCGCCTCACCGCTGGCCCGGGTGAAGTCGCCCTCGACCACCGGCGGCGCCGGCAGTCCTTGGCGGGCCAGCGCGTCCCGGAAGGCGGAGAGCCGGTCCTGCCCGGCCGGCATGTCCTGCGGGCCGGCGATCGTGCCGAGCCGGCGCCGGCCCCGCGACACGAGATGCTCGGCGGCGAGCCGGACGCCGGCCGGCTGGTCGACGTCGACGTAGCTGAGCGGCACCGGCCGGCCCGGCCGGGCGGAGAGCACCGTGGCGACGCCCATCTCGGCCAGCTGGCCGGGGAACGGGTCGGCCGCGTGGCTCGAGATCAGCAGCACGCCGTCGACGTGCCCCTGGCGCAGGTAGCGCAGCACCTGCTCGTGGGCGGGGGGATCGGCCGGGATGA
Protein-coding regions in this window:
- a CDS encoding response regulator transcription factor, producing the protein MRLLVVEDEEDLATAVRLGLTRAGYAVDVAMDAGQAYDRLSYTAYDLMLLDVNLPDADGFAMCRAIRRGEVAVEGGSDLRVLMLTARGALRDRVRGLDEGADDYLVKPFALAELLARVRALLRRDTGGPHAVLTVGPLTLDAARHEASRDGSPLALTNKEFGVLEYLMTRPGHVVPAEELLEHVWDENADPFTETVRVTVGTLRRKLGGAAIETVVGRGYRLREAP
- a CDS encoding LacI family DNA-binding transcriptional regulator, giving the protein MSTPPRPPTLDEVAVAAGVSRATVSRVINDVPTVDPRMRAAVERAIQETGYVPNLAARSLVTRRTDSVALVISEPPNHREYAATFLNRVFTDPYFGRLTAGAQEVLRPEGIHLVIIPADPPAHEQVLRYLRQGHVDGVLLISSHAADPFPGQLAEMGVATVLSARPGRPVPLSYVDVDQPAGVRLAAEHLVSRGRRRLGTIAGPQDMPAGQDRLSAFRDALARQGLPAPPVVEGDFTRASGEAAARALLDTHPDLDGLFVANDLMAEGAVRALQELGREVPGDVSVVGFDDSSAALEAHPQLTTIHQPVEEMAGEMARLLLAGLREPGRSPRTVIFNPTLVVRDSS
- a CDS encoding trypsin-like peptidase domain-containing protein, producing MSGLGTTPRGPGFVSPQLEPGVPTDPPASAGPAGGSGRGRWLVAGLATIGVSVAGGALAGGWAGDRAAGDPAPAAAGPPPATAAPAPTGGVPGDLVGAAATALPGVVSVRAGAAGGSGFVIDAQGHVITNNHVVAGATNVSVVGGDGRRRPAEVVGRDPGSDIAVLRVASAEGLRPLAFAAGSPRVGEPVLAVGSPLGLSGTVTAGIVSALDRQVRLGAGVRRAAIQTDASINPGNSGGPLVNARGEVVGVNTAIATLEGGGNIGIGFAIPVERARSAAQQIISSGG
- a CDS encoding HAMP domain-containing sensor histidine kinase, with product MRRLTQSIRFRLTVLYSALLFALAATALGVTYLAVERATDPKPVTQQYRASVVKHGVTIDTLEVAEVDQIESAVNFGTLQTLRTYSLFALGGLLVASLGIGWVLSGRALRPVGAIARTTREIQATDLSRRIRLGGAKDELRDLADTIDSMLDRLDDAFRNQRELIDDASHELRSPLAVIRANLDASLVDAPEATADERARAVTVIDRAATRMSRLVEDLLATARRDAGGLADTDVDLGAVAREAGEEYAAVAAASQVFLAYDVRPGLTYIGDHDALRRAVGNLLSNAVRLSPEGGTVTVAAGTAPGWRWIAVADHGPGIAAGDQARVFDRFWRAPGADGGRDRRTGLGLAIVRQIVESHGGQVALHSTPGRGSTFVLWLPLPTAEGPPPAEPPV